One stretch of Roseovarius mucosus DNA includes these proteins:
- a CDS encoding helix-turn-helix domain-containing protein — MTFHAHSSFAQWHSEGQHASYVRARKSSGGVLDLLEVARPAGDMSRPALPDIVLMEDMLGCSRVRGNLGGGRFDVRTGKGTLALAAPDFATTVINDESHRLRSLVFPLAQWQDVLDEAADGRFSLDTSFTYGLVLDSPSIRSALRNLWALCEDEGAPSRLLARAAGCEILAELCRLGGTPFAPARGGLAPWAERRCLELMHERFSEDISLDNLAAEARLSPYHFARMFKQSVGVPPRVYMTRLRVEKACELLEHTDLPVTQIALEVGYSSNQVLARVFVKLMRVSPSDYRRAVRDPVRSYTLR, encoded by the coding sequence ATGACCTTTCATGCGCATTCTTCATTCGCCCAGTGGCACAGCGAGGGCCAACATGCGTCCTATGTGCGGGCCAGAAAATCATCCGGTGGGGTCTTGGATCTTCTGGAAGTGGCGCGCCCGGCCGGAGACATGTCTCGCCCGGCCTTGCCGGACATCGTCCTAATGGAGGACATGCTTGGCTGTAGTCGTGTCAGGGGAAACTTGGGAGGAGGCCGCTTTGATGTGAGAACCGGTAAAGGCACTCTCGCCTTAGCCGCGCCTGACTTTGCGACCACAGTGATCAATGACGAAAGCCATCGGCTGCGTAGTTTGGTGTTTCCCTTGGCGCAGTGGCAGGACGTGCTCGACGAGGCCGCCGACGGTCGGTTCTCGTTAGACACCTCCTTCACCTACGGCCTAGTGTTGGACTCGCCGTCCATCCGGTCGGCGCTGCGGAACCTTTGGGCACTCTGCGAGGATGAAGGGGCACCGTCGCGGCTGCTTGCGCGGGCCGCAGGCTGCGAGATCCTCGCAGAACTCTGCCGCTTGGGCGGAACGCCGTTTGCTCCGGCAAGGGGCGGCCTTGCGCCGTGGGCAGAACGTCGTTGCCTCGAGCTGATGCATGAGCGGTTCTCGGAAGACATCAGTCTGGATAATCTGGCGGCCGAGGCGCGGCTCTCACCCTACCATTTCGCCCGCATGTTCAAACAGAGCGTCGGGGTGCCGCCACGGGTCTACATGACGCGGCTGAGAGTGGAGAAGGCGTGCGAACTGCTCGAACACACGGACCTGCCGGTCACGCAGATCGCGCTTGAGGTTGGCTATTCGTCCAACCAGGTCCTCGCCAGAGTTTTCGTCAAGCTAATGCGCGTGAGCCCGTCCGATTATCGCAGGGCCGTTCGTGACCCGGTGCGCTCCTACACGCTGCGGTGA